actcttcccacattgatcacagctatatggtttatctcctgtgtgtgttctctggtgtatagttAGATAGCTAAATCTGGtaaatctcttcccacattgatcacagccaaAATATTTCTCTActatgtgtgttctctggtgtatagttAGATAGCTAGATCTGGCAAATCTTTTCCCACATTGAGCACAgatataaggtttctctcctgtgtgtgttctctggtgtataggTAGATAGCTAGATTTAGTacaactcttcccacactgatcacagctataacgTTTCTCTTCTGTCTGTGTCCGCTGGTGTATTATCAGCCTGTTTAGCTGAGTAAAACTCTTTACACATTGATTACAGGTAtacgatttctctcctgtgtgtgttctctggtgtatagttagatagctagatgtagtaaatttcttcccacattgatcacagctataaggtttctctcctgtgtgtgttctctggtgtctcTTCAGTTTACTAGAActaacaaaactcttcccacattgagtacagccAAAAGGTTTTTCTTCAGTGTGGATTCTTTGATGTATTTTAAGTTTTACTGAAGAGTTTAAtcttttcccacagtcagagcagcagtaagatttctctcctgtgtgtactggctggtgtttcttgaggagttctgatctggagagactttTCTCTGCCTCATCAGcatcatgatgttgttgaggctccaCAAAGGATCCACGATAgtcttgtctctctcctgtgtgaacaacaaagtcagacagatggttaaaATGCCCACAACAGCAGAAATCCACTGTTTATTTGAGGTAAAAGGTGATGCCCAGAGCATACCCATGAAGTTGTACAACAACTGACGTctggtaaattgtatgacaatTGTCTTGTTTTCCCTTGTTTCCACAGTTGTAACATCGATGATTGTAGACTAGAAATAAATAATAACCATGAAGTTAATAACCATGAAGTCTGTTAAATTATTTCACAATTAAGACAGTCAAGTTAGCAACAAGTCATATTTGatcttgttttcacattagtgGTAACTAGAAATAAGTTACTCAAGTTGTTGAAATCCTATGCAGTGTGCCAGACAACTTTTGGTCTCCAAAATAGGCCCCTTTCTGTGCACCACGAGGGCGATGCACACACAATTTGGTTGCAGAAACTCACTAATGAAGAAACCGCTAGTTATGGaggtagtatatctggtaatgaggaaaccactagttatggaagTAGTATagctggtaatgaggaaaccactagttatggatgtagtatatctggtaatgaggaaaccactagttatggatgcagtatatctggtaatgaggaaaccactagttatggatgtagtatatctggtaatgaggaaaccactagttatggatgtagtatatctggtaatgaggaaaccactagttatggaagTATATC
This Oncorhynchus tshawytscha isolate Ot180627B linkage group LG32, Otsh_v2.0, whole genome shotgun sequence DNA region includes the following protein-coding sequences:
- the LOC121841592 gene encoding zinc finger protein 239-like isoform X1, translating into MSSLNYSPPDKEEEVCWTEKEGIVKEEEEEKDVTIQKQAEGEAVTVKEETHVSVKEEEDAFRVKEEEDVTVKEEEEEKEGAVFGVTEEEEMTVTLEEGEEVGDLVNTRERQDYRGSFVEPQQHHDADEAEKSLSRSELLKKHQPVHTGEKSYCCSDCGKRLNSSVKLKIHQRIHTEEKPFGCTQCGKSFVSSSKLKRHQRTHTGEKPYSCDQCGKKFTTSSYLTIHQRTHTGEKSYTCNQCVKSFTQLNRLIIHQRTQTEEKRYSCDQCGKSCTKSSYLPIHQRTHTGEKPYICAQCGKRFARSSYLTIHQRTHIVEKYFGCDQCGKRFTRFSYLTIHQRTHTGDKPYSCDQCGKSFGTSGCLTEHQRTHTGQNLYSCNQCGKKNL